One segment of Nostoc flagelliforme CCNUN1 DNA contains the following:
- a CDS encoding murein hydrolase activator EnvC family protein translates to MRAQFIRKKQIFGYLSIVFCCILWICLALIPVHATSTGSIDNLRQQQQQMNQQRQSVVNDRNRLTNLQQEAQKHLTGLKQNLQTTDSYIQESESRLQLATQRLQQLETDLAVAERSYEERQIATVARLRYLQRSPASVGWAVLLESENISDFFSRRHQLKLVYQADEQILVKLNQQAKLINQQKTDVEQQKNEIALIREQLLAQKSDYQNQAESQSELIQRLNSDRLALEAAQNQLERESQNLEVLIQQKVAEARATEEAQAKTNSRTSVIIRGTGIMAYPSDASTSSPFGWRMHPILGYRRFHAGLDFAASYGSKIRAADSGRVIFAGWYGGYGRAVIINHGNGMTTLYGHTSELYVSEGQAVERGQAIAAVGSTGFSTGPHLHFEVRRNGTPVDPANYL, encoded by the coding sequence ATGAGAGCGCAATTTATAAGAAAAAAGCAGATTTTTGGCTATTTATCTATTGTATTTTGCTGCATTCTGTGGATTTGTTTGGCATTAATTCCAGTCCACGCAACCTCCACAGGCTCTATTGATAATTTGCGACAACAGCAGCAACAAATGAACCAGCAGCGTCAGAGTGTGGTTAACGATCGCAATCGCTTAACAAATCTCCAACAAGAGGCCCAAAAACACCTCACTGGTTTAAAGCAAAATCTGCAAACTACAGATAGCTACATTCAAGAGAGCGAATCACGATTACAACTCGCCACCCAACGCCTCCAGCAGTTGGAAACTGATTTAGCAGTAGCGGAACGTTCTTATGAGGAGCGGCAAATAGCAACAGTAGCACGATTGCGTTATCTCCAGCGATCGCCTGCATCTGTTGGATGGGCAGTTTTGCTCGAAAGTGAAAATATCAGCGACTTTTTCAGCCGTCGTCATCAGTTGAAGTTAGTGTATCAGGCAGACGAACAAATTTTGGTAAAACTCAACCAACAAGCAAAGCTGATCAATCAACAAAAAACGGACGTAGAACAGCAAAAAAACGAAATTGCCTTGATTCGTGAGCAATTGTTAGCACAAAAATCCGATTATCAAAACCAGGCGGAGTCACAATCGGAATTGATTCAACGTCTTAATAGCGATCGCCTAGCCTTGGAAGCAGCACAAAACCAGCTAGAGAGGGAATCTCAAAATCTGGAAGTATTGATTCAACAAAAGGTAGCAGAAGCCAGAGCAACAGAGGAGGCGCAAGCAAAAACTAACAGCCGGACAAGTGTGATCATTCGGGGAACTGGTATAATGGCATATCCAAGCGATGCTTCTACTAGCAGTCCCTTTGGCTGGCGGATGCACCCAATCCTTGGCTATCGTCGCTTTCATGCCGGATTGGATTTTGCCGCTAGCTATGGTAGTAAAATTCGGGCAGCCGATTCGGGCAGAGTAATTTTTGCTGGGTGGTATGGTGGTTATGGCAGAGCAGTAATTATCAACCACGGCAATGGTATGACTACACTCTACGGACATACCAGCGAGTTGTATGTTTCCGAAGGCCAAGCAGTCGAACGCGGACAAGCGATCGCTGCTGTCGGTTCCACAGGTTTCTCAACTGGCCCCCACCTCCACTTTGAAGTTCGTCGGAATGGTACACCAGTAGACCCAGCTAATTATCTTTGA